The region CTTGGCTCTTTACACCTCAGACGAGAGCGCTATTGTCGCCCGCAGTTTGAAAGATTGCTTTGGCCACTATTGCCTTGGTGTTTACAGACTGAAAACGCCAGATGCGGGCGTGATGGAATGGTAGACATACCAGACTTAAAATCTGTTGGGCCTTGTGCCCGTGTGGGTTCGAGTCCCACCGCCCGCACCAATTCACCAGCTTGAAATCATTGATGAATACTGTAGGCCACGCCTTGAGATTTTGGTGAGTTATTGGTCTTTGGGTAGATTGGCGCGGCGAGACCGCGCCAATGTTCTTAGTCGCGGGTTCCGGCAAAGCGGGTTTGCCACTCTTCGCGTTCGTCGTCGGTGATTTTTCGGAATGTCACTTCGGGCACCGTGAAGGCATGACCAATTTTTAACTGCTGCAAAGTTTCCGCGACATCATCGGGCCATTCCGTGTTTGACACATTCATTGACGCCAGCAACGAGGCGCTTGCGTCGGGGATGAAGGGGGCTGAAAGCACGGCGTAGAAGGGGATCAGGTTCAGTGCCAAACGGATTTGGATAGCGGCCTGATCTGGATCAGTTTTGAACGTTGTCCAGGGGGCAACGGCTTGCAGGTATTCATTGCCCGCTGCCCAAATCGCACGCAATTCTTGAGCGGATTTGCGCACTTCCATGTCCTGCATGTGCTGTTCATAGGCGCGCACGCGTGTGGTCAGCTCTTGGATCAACGCCAATTCCTGCGGGCCATAGTTTGCGCCTTCGGGCACGGCTTCGGAGAATTTGGAACGGCAGAATTTTGTCACGCGGGACACAAAATTACCCAGCACGTCCGCTAAGTCTTTGTTCACGGATCCTTGGAAGTTTTCCCAAGTAAATTCCGCATCAGAGCTTTCAGGAGCATGGCTTAGAAGCCACCAGCGCCAGTAGTCTGCGGGCAGAATCTCAAGCGCCTGGTCCATGAATACACCGCGCCCACGCGAAGTGCTGAACTGGCCGCCATCGTAATTTAAGTAGTTGAAAGATTTGATGTAATCCACCAGCTTCCACGGCTCTTGGGAGCCGAAAATTGTCACAGGAAATGACAGGGTGTGGAATGGCACGTTATCTTTGCCCATGAATTGCGTATAGGTCACATCCTCGGCACCTTTGTCAGTGCGCCACCAGCGTTCCCAGTCTGTGCCTTTGCCGGCATCAACCCATTCTTGGGAGGCGGCGATGTATTCGATGGGGGCGTCGAACCAAACGTAGAAGACTTTGTCTTCCATGCCGGGCCAGTCTTGGTCGCC is a window of Cognatishimia sp. WU-CL00825 DNA encoding:
- the metG gene encoding methionine--tRNA ligase, giving the protein MARHLITSAIPYINGIKHLGNLVGSQLPADLFARYQRARGNEVMFLCATDEHGTPAELAAAKAGQPVAEYCAEMHEIQAKIAEGFRLSFDHFGRSSSEQNHKLTQHFAGRLAQAGLIREVEETQMYSHADGRFLPDRYIEGTCPNCGFESARGDQCDNCTKQLDPTDLINPYSTISGSTELEERATKHLYLRQSEMREKLSDWIDSKHDWPILTTSIAKKWLTDGDGLQDRGITRDLDWGVPVKNGDQDWPGMEDKVFYVWFDAPIEYIAASQEWVDAGKGTDWERWWRTDKGAEDVTYTQFMGKDNVPFHTLSFPVTIFGSQEPWKLVDYIKSFNYLNYDGGQFSTSRGRGVFMDQALEILPADYWRWWLLSHAPESSDAEFTWENFQGSVNKDLADVLGNFVSRVTKFCRSKFSEAVPEGANYGPQELALIQELTTRVRAYEQHMQDMEVRKSAQELRAIWAAGNEYLQAVAPWTTFKTDPDQAAIQIRLALNLIPFYAVLSAPFIPDASASLLASMNVSNTEWPDDVAETLQQLKIGHAFTVPEVTFRKITDDEREEWQTRFAGTRD